A DNA window from Flammeovirga agarivorans contains the following coding sequences:
- the pta gene encoding phosphate acetyltransferase: MTNSIYISTAEPNSGKALVALGILESSLRKSSKVGFFKPVIGDFQSAKDDEHISLVIDHFNLDLNYEEAYGLTLKRANELISQGKKDEMLEIVISKYKRLEDRFDFILIESSDYKNSITLEHSLNIEFAKNLAAPVLVLTNANNKSTDDCVDALRVAIDDFESSDCEVIGAIVNRTNSDIINDLNVKLADQFKNKKMLLSTIPADERISSPTVRDIAEHLDAKVLYGVRNMDVLVDNITIAAMQMQNFLPKIKENSLVITPGDRGDIVLGTLSAHRAQSYPNISGMLLTTGLEPDESIKKVIEGMKDMFPILSVPANTYLTANFANEVSASMRPNDLSRIAYAKELFDKHVDSKMLSELLATVKVKGMTPKMFQYQLTERARQKKARIVLPEGNDPRILEASAILSSQDIVDIILLGNKEEIVDVARKNAINIDFDLLEIINPVEYHKFSEYVNTLYELRKHKGMNLDMATDAMSDVSYFGTMMVQMGDANGMVSGAVHTTAATIRPALQVIKTKPGTSVVSSVFFMSLPDRVLVYGDCAVNPNPNSEQLAEIALSSAETAIAFGIEPKIAMLSYSSGSSGSGEQVEKVRKATEIAQEKRPDLKIEGPIQYDAAVDPKVGAQKMPGSEVAGQANVLIFPDLNTGNNTYKAVQRETGAIAIGPVLQGLNKPVNDLSRGCLVEDILNTVIITAIQGNQA; the protein is encoded by the coding sequence ATGACTAATTCGATTTACATCAGCACAGCTGAACCGAATAGCGGAAAAGCCTTAGTTGCTTTAGGGATCCTTGAAAGTTCTTTACGTAAAAGTTCTAAGGTTGGATTCTTTAAACCAGTTATTGGCGATTTCCAATCTGCCAAAGACGATGAGCATATTTCTTTAGTTATCGACCATTTTAATCTTGATCTTAACTATGAAGAGGCTTATGGTTTAACATTAAAAAGAGCTAACGAATTAATTTCTCAGGGCAAAAAAGATGAAATGTTAGAAATCGTGATCAGCAAGTACAAGAGACTTGAAGACCGTTTCGATTTTATCTTAATTGAAAGTAGTGATTACAAAAATAGTATCACTCTTGAGCATAGCTTAAATATTGAATTTGCTAAAAACTTAGCTGCTCCGGTATTAGTACTTACTAATGCAAACAACAAGTCTACAGATGACTGTGTAGATGCATTAAGAGTAGCTATCGATGATTTCGAATCAAGTGATTGTGAGGTAATTGGTGCTATTGTAAACCGAACTAACAGTGATATCATTAACGACTTAAACGTTAAACTTGCTGATCAGTTTAAGAATAAAAAAATGCTTTTATCGACAATTCCTGCCGATGAAAGAATTTCTTCTCCAACTGTAAGAGATATCGCAGAGCACTTGGATGCAAAAGTATTATATGGTGTTAGAAACATGGATGTATTAGTGGATAACATCACTATTGCAGCCATGCAAATGCAAAACTTCTTACCAAAAATTAAAGAAAACTCTTTAGTTATTACTCCTGGTGATAGAGGCGATATCGTGTTAGGTACTTTATCTGCACATAGAGCACAATCTTATCCAAACATCTCTGGTATGTTATTAACAACTGGTTTGGAGCCTGATGAGTCTATTAAGAAGGTAATTGAAGGTATGAAGGACATGTTCCCTATTCTTTCTGTTCCTGCAAACACATATCTTACAGCCAACTTCGCTAATGAAGTTTCTGCATCGATGCGTCCGAATGATTTATCTAGAATTGCTTACGCAAAAGAATTATTCGACAAGCATGTAGATTCTAAAATGTTGTCTGAATTGCTTGCCACTGTTAAGGTGAAAGGTATGACACCTAAGATGTTCCAATACCAATTAACTGAAAGAGCAAGACAGAAGAAAGCTAGAATCGTTCTTCCAGAAGGTAACGATCCTCGTATTTTGGAAGCATCTGCAATTCTTTCTTCACAAGATATTGTAGATATTATCTTATTGGGTAATAAAGAAGAAATCGTAGATGTTGCTCGTAAGAACGCTATCAATATCGATTTTGATCTATTAGAAATTATCAACCCAGTAGAGTACCATAAATTCAGTGAATATGTAAATACTTTATATGAATTAAGAAAACATAAAGGTATGAACTTGGATATGGCTACCGATGCAATGTCTGATGTTTCTTACTTTGGTACAATGATGGTACAAATGGGTGATGCTAACGGTATGGTATCTGGTGCAGTTCATACTACAGCAGCAACAATTCGTCCAGCATTACAGGTCATTAAAACGAAGCCAGGTACTTCTGTAGTTTCTTCTGTATTCTTTATGAGTTTACCAGATAGAGTTTTAGTTTATGGTGACTGTGCTGTAAACCCTAACCCTAATTCTGAGCAGTTAGCAGAAATTGCATTATCGTCTGCAGAAACAGCTATTGCTTTTGGTATCGAGCCTAAAATTGCAATGCTATCTTACTCTTCTGGTTCATCAGGATCTGGTGAGCAAGTTGAAAAAGTACGTAAAGCAACAGAAATTGCTCAAGAAAAGCGTCCTGACTTAAAAATCGAAGGTCCTATCCAATACGATGCGGCCGTAGATCCTAAAGTTGGTGCTCAAAAAATGCCAGGTTCAGAAGTTGCAGGTCAAGCTAATGTATTGATTTTCCCTGACTTGAATACAGGTAACAATACTTATAAGGCAGTACAAAGAGAAACAGGTGCTATCGCTATTGGTCCTGTTCTTCAAGGTTTAAATAAACCAGTGAATGACCTTTCTAGAGGTTGTTTAGTAGAAGACATCTTGAACACAGTGATTATCACTGCTATCCAAGGTAACCAAGCATAA
- a CDS encoding M28 family peptidase produces the protein MKKTNLLAALTFAFTSMNAQDIKLESNAEDVQKYMNTITQEELKGHLSILASDEYEGRETGERGQKMAADYIAKHFMNKGLVGPVKDNPNPYFQQFDLYNQKYTNFTISANGKSAKLFDDIFPYGNFTFKEDVELIFVGFGDSTKTFDDYAGVDVKGKGVIFFQDSPDEYGPEAKVNGLRRKAKYAAEKGAAFAIILPESDEKFNTQTSRYASYLKKGRLTFNKPQKSNEQNSFGLVLGKPSTFMEVLGLDESKFNKAIAKSLKKQESPKHTTFKVSIDAEFSTMRVPTENVLGFMEGTDLKDEVLVVTSHYDHVGIIDGKIHNGADDDGSGTTGVLEIVDAFAQAKKDGKGPRRSILFMTVTGEEKGLLGSEYYSEHPIFPMEKTIADLNVDMIGRGDDAHKDQPNFVYVIGSDMLSSDLHSIHTQVSQTYKSDLALDYTYNEKNDPNRYYYRSDHYNFAKHGVPVIFYFNGTHEDYHQPTDTVDKIAFGPMQNRAQLIFATAWELANRDKAPVVDKEDNGSK, from the coding sequence ATGAAAAAAACAAATCTATTAGCAGCTTTAACCTTTGCGTTTACTTCTATGAATGCACAGGATATTAAGCTTGAATCAAATGCAGAGGATGTACAGAAGTACATGAACACCATTACCCAAGAAGAATTGAAAGGACATTTATCAATTCTTGCTTCAGACGAGTACGAAGGTAGAGAAACGGGTGAGCGAGGTCAGAAAATGGCTGCAGATTACATTGCAAAACATTTTATGAATAAAGGATTGGTTGGTCCTGTAAAAGACAATCCAAATCCTTATTTTCAGCAGTTTGATTTATATAATCAGAAGTATACCAACTTTACCATTTCAGCAAATGGTAAATCAGCAAAATTATTCGATGATATCTTCCCATATGGTAATTTTACATTTAAAGAGGACGTTGAATTAATTTTTGTTGGATTTGGAGATTCAACAAAAACATTTGATGATTATGCAGGAGTAGATGTAAAAGGAAAGGGGGTAATCTTCTTCCAAGATTCACCAGATGAATATGGTCCAGAAGCAAAAGTGAACGGATTAAGAAGAAAAGCAAAATATGCAGCTGAGAAAGGTGCAGCCTTTGCAATTATTCTTCCTGAATCGGATGAGAAATTTAATACACAAACTAGTCGTTATGCTAGTTACTTAAAGAAAGGTAGATTAACGTTTAATAAACCTCAAAAATCTAATGAGCAAAATAGCTTTGGTTTAGTATTAGGTAAGCCTTCTACATTTATGGAAGTGTTAGGACTTGATGAGTCTAAATTTAATAAAGCTATTGCAAAATCTCTTAAGAAGCAGGAGTCTCCTAAGCATACTACATTTAAAGTATCTATCGATGCGGAATTTTCTACAATGAGGGTTCCAACTGAAAATGTTTTAGGTTTTATGGAAGGTACTGATCTAAAGGATGAGGTATTAGTTGTTACTTCACACTATGATCATGTAGGTATTATTGATGGAAAAATTCATAATGGTGCCGATGATGATGGTTCTGGTACAACTGGTGTATTAGAAATTGTAGATGCTTTTGCTCAAGCCAAGAAAGATGGTAAAGGTCCTCGTAGATCTATTCTATTTATGACTGTAACAGGTGAAGAGAAAGGTTTGTTAGGATCAGAATACTATTCGGAGCACCCAATTTTCCCAATGGAAAAAACAATTGCAGATTTAAACGTAGATATGATTGGTAGAGGAGATGATGCTCATAAAGATCAGCCTAACTTCGTTTATGTGATTGGTTCTGATATGTTGTCCTCAGATTTACATAGCATTCATACACAAGTATCTCAAACTTATAAATCGGATTTAGCTTTAGATTATACTTATAATGAGAAGAACGATCCAAATAGATATTACTATAGATCTGATCATTATAACTTTGCTAAGCATGGTGTTCCTGTAATCTTCTATTTTAATGGTACTCATGAAGATTATCATCAACCGACAGATACAGTAGATAAAATCGCTTTTGGGCCAATGCAAAATAGAGCTCAATTGATTTTTGCCACAGCATGGGAATTAGCGAATAGAGATAAAGCTCCTGTTGTTGACAAAGAAGACAATGGAAGTAAATAA
- a CDS encoding sigma 54-interacting transcriptional regulator: MNICIITKNDNILLPFYEPEILQNHTIIHLNQEDRIHTIEKNIDLLFWDENISDSSIKQIGKFLKAFHQIHQFILISTSNNIYNYKLAIENKFQDFLLFDENFEKSVTSTLQNAQVENFDNLEDPDYSYLIKGESKAIEKVFEVMKKASGTNINVNITGETGTGKELIAQGIHDQSLRKQFPFVAVNVGAIPKDLIESELFGHEVGAFTGATKKRIGKFEEAEKGTLFLDEIGELPLELQTKLLRVLQEREITRIGGNDVIPVDVRLITATHRNLRNEVAENKFREDLYYRLLGLPLQLPPLRERMEDIHVLSSHFLQEASLEFGQTQAKYLSKGAFNKINAYSFPGNVRQLKAIIDLAVVLSDDNEIKSKDIHLEKEEISTDLLKKERTIEEYNIEIIEFFLKKYKGKVNYVADKLDISKSKIYQLIKDGKITK, translated from the coding sequence ATGAATATCTGTATCATAACAAAAAACGATAATATTTTACTTCCTTTTTATGAGCCTGAAATTTTACAGAACCATACAATCATTCATTTAAATCAAGAAGACAGAATTCATACTATTGAAAAAAATATTGATCTGTTATTCTGGGATGAAAACATTAGTGATAGTAGTATCAAACAAATAGGCAAATTTCTTAAAGCATTTCATCAGATACATCAGTTTATACTTATCTCTACCTCTAACAACATCTATAATTATAAACTAGCTATAGAAAACAAGTTTCAAGATTTTCTCCTTTTCGATGAAAATTTCGAGAAAAGTGTAACCTCAACTTTACAAAATGCACAAGTAGAAAACTTTGACAATTTAGAAGATCCAGATTACTCTTATTTAATTAAAGGTGAATCGAAAGCCATAGAAAAGGTTTTTGAAGTGATGAAAAAAGCCTCAGGTACCAATATCAATGTCAATATCACTGGAGAAACGGGAACCGGTAAAGAATTAATTGCACAAGGCATCCATGATCAGTCTTTAAGAAAACAATTTCCATTTGTTGCAGTAAATGTTGGTGCTATTCCAAAAGACCTTATTGAGAGTGAACTTTTCGGACATGAAGTGGGAGCATTTACCGGAGCGACAAAAAAGAGAATAGGAAAGTTTGAAGAAGCCGAAAAAGGTACATTGTTTCTCGATGAGATAGGAGAATTACCCTTAGAGCTACAAACGAAACTATTAAGAGTATTACAAGAAAGAGAAATAACAAGAATTGGTGGGAATGATGTAATACCTGTTGATGTACGGTTAATTACTGCCACACATAGAAACCTTCGAAATGAAGTGGCTGAAAATAAATTTAGAGAGGATTTATACTACAGGTTATTGGGTTTACCCCTACAACTACCACCATTAAGGGAAAGAATGGAAGATATTCATGTACTCTCGTCTCACTTTTTACAAGAAGCATCTCTTGAATTTGGGCAAACTCAAGCAAAATATTTATCCAAAGGTGCTTTCAATAAAATCAATGCATATAGCTTCCCAGGAAATGTCCGACAATTAAAAGCGATTATTGACTTAGCAGTAGTTTTATCCGATGATAATGAGATAAAATCGAAAGATATTCACTTAGAAAAAGAGGAAATTTCTACAGATTTACTCAAAAAAGAACGAACAATAGAAGAATATAACATCGAAATTATCGAGTTCTTTTTGAAAAAATACAAAGGAAAGGTAAATTATGTAGCTGATAAACTTGATATCAGTAAATCTAAAATCTACCAATTGATTAAAGATGGTAAGATAACCAAGTAA
- a CDS encoding carbonic anhydrase family protein, whose protein sequence is MKQILLQLSIFCALLISCENTKQSVKEHDDHVAISETPYAVPNGEFGDIQSPINILTGKVDDVIHSKLNIEAHCNAVENKGHTVQLDFDSTSQLYFDDVKYNFKQLHFHTPSEHQIDGITYPMELHMVNVLDHDQSEKPHYLVIGVLFKMGKENPFINEFINKIPKDENGIANVTDQEVRLEDLFGKYGCEEMKHYYHYNGSLTTPPYTETVSWHINQVIFEASADQIQFLNKLEGNNARHIQDLKGRHVEKEDLLVTAKHI, encoded by the coding sequence ATGAAACAAATTTTACTACAACTAAGTATTTTCTGTGCATTACTTATATCTTGTGAAAATACAAAACAGTCCGTAAAAGAACATGATGACCATGTGGCTATATCAGAAACTCCTTATGCAGTACCTAATGGAGAATTTGGTGACATTCAATCTCCAATTAATATTTTAACAGGGAAAGTTGACGATGTGATCCATTCAAAATTAAATATTGAAGCACATTGTAATGCCGTTGAAAATAAAGGACATACTGTACAATTAGATTTTGATAGTACATCTCAATTATATTTTGATGATGTAAAATACAATTTCAAACAATTACACTTCCACACTCCCTCAGAACATCAAATTGATGGTATCACTTATCCAATGGAATTACATATGGTAAATGTGTTGGATCATGATCAATCAGAAAAGCCTCATTATTTAGTAATTGGTGTACTATTCAAAATGGGTAAAGAAAATCCATTTATCAATGAGTTCATCAACAAGATTCCTAAAGATGAGAATGGTATTGCCAATGTTACTGATCAGGAAGTGAGATTGGAAGACTTATTTGGTAAATATGGATGTGAGGAAATGAAGCATTATTATCATTACAATGGTTCGTTAACAACTCCTCCATATACAGAGACCGTTTCTTGGCATATTAACCAAGTTATTTTTGAAGCTAGTGCTGATCAAATTCAGTTCTTAAATAAATTGGAAGGCAATAATGCCAGACATATCCAAGATCTAAAAGGTAGACATGTTGAAAAAGAAGACCTTTTAGTGACGGCGAAACATATTTAA
- a CDS encoding acetate/propionate family kinase: MKILVINAGSSSLKYQLFEMDGTQVLCSGIVERIGLESGIITHKTFDAEGNETKTKKELPIPNHNVGLTEVVALLTDAENGVIQNTDDIQAVGHRVVHGGEFFNETTVITAEVEEKIRECFQLAPLHNPANLQGILDCTKIFQKATQVAVFDTAFHQTMPGKAYRYAIPTELYKEHGVRVYGMHGTSHKYVSKAAIDHLGLEGKDSKIITVHLGNGCSMAAVRNGQCIDTSMGFSPLDGLMMGTRSGDIDPAVVFFLMDKLNMKSEEVYDLLNKKSGMLGVTGDSDMRDIEARYNEGDEVAILATHMYTYRIKKYIGAYMAAMNGADAIVFTAGVGENDHGIRKYAANELEGLGVYLDEAKNNKLRASDIETISTSDSNVKVLIVPTNEELEIAQQTLAVLG; encoded by the coding sequence ATGAAAATTCTTGTAATTAACGCAGGTAGTTCATCATTGAAGTATCAACTATTTGAGATGGACGGTACTCAAGTGTTATGTTCAGGTATCGTTGAACGTATCGGATTAGAATCGGGTATCATCACTCATAAAACATTTGATGCTGAAGGCAACGAAACTAAAACCAAGAAGGAATTACCGATTCCAAATCACAATGTTGGTTTAACAGAAGTAGTAGCTTTATTGACTGATGCTGAAAATGGAGTAATCCAAAATACAGATGACATCCAAGCTGTAGGCCACAGAGTTGTACATGGTGGTGAATTCTTTAATGAGACTACTGTTATCACTGCAGAAGTTGAAGAAAAAATTAGAGAGTGTTTCCAATTGGCTCCACTTCACAATCCAGCAAACCTTCAAGGTATCCTAGATTGTACTAAGATATTCCAAAAAGCTACTCAAGTAGCTGTATTCGATACTGCTTTCCACCAAACAATGCCTGGTAAAGCTTATCGTTATGCGATTCCTACAGAATTGTACAAAGAACATGGTGTTCGTGTATATGGTATGCATGGTACATCACACAAATATGTATCTAAAGCTGCTATCGATCACTTAGGTTTAGAAGGTAAAGATTCTAAAATCATTACTGTCCACTTAGGTAATGGTTGTTCAATGGCTGCTGTTAGAAACGGTCAGTGTATTGATACATCAATGGGCTTCTCTCCTCTTGACGGTTTAATGATGGGTACAAGATCTGGTGACATTGATCCAGCTGTTGTATTCTTCCTAATGGATAAATTAAACATGAAATCTGAGGAAGTTTATGACTTATTGAACAAAAAATCAGGTATGTTAGGTGTAACTGGTGATTCAGATATGCGTGACATTGAAGCTCGTTACAATGAAGGTGATGAAGTAGCGATCCTTGCCACTCATATGTATACTTACCGTATTAAGAAATATATCGGAGCATATATGGCTGCAATGAACGGAGCTGATGCTATTGTATTTACTGCAGGTGTTGGTGAAAACGATCACGGTATCCGTAAATATGCTGCTAATGAATTAGAAGGATTAGGAGTTTATCTTGATGAAGCGAAAAACAACAAGTTAAGAGCTTCTGATATTGAAACAATTTCTACTTCTGATTCTAATGTAAAAGTACTTATTGTACCTACAAATGAAGAATTAGAAATCGCTCAACAAACTTTAGCTGTTTTAGGATAG
- a CDS encoding aspartate kinase: protein MLVYKFGGTSVGSAENMIQVSNLIVGGESKIVVLSAVSGTTNSLVGICDAYFAGDKQLAEKLVEDFRPKYDKHIFELLQEQSSRDQANDLMEEKYALLKSFSVEGFSEIEERQIHAQGELISTKLMQLYLEEQGVNSALIPALDFMRTENGEPLYDEIEKRLAEVLAQHKGVDLFITQGYICTNEFEQVDNLKRGGSDYTASIIGACANAKEVQIWTDIDGMHNNDPRFVEGTKAVECLTYDEAAELAYFGAKILHPLTVLPAKKKNIPVRLKNTMQPEALGTVIGPNCDTSLPVKSIAAKNGIVAIKIRSSRMLMAYGFLKNVFQIFEDYQTPIDMITTSEVAVSLTIDKTDNLQSILADLRELGQVEVDEDQSIVCVVGQGLIEDSTIVSRVTTALNSLKVRMISYGGSANNISILIPSENKNEALNLLHSELYTTSLV, encoded by the coding sequence ATGTTAGTTTATAAGTTCGGTGGTACTTCAGTTGGTTCAGCAGAAAATATGATACAGGTAAGCAACCTAATCGTAGGTGGCGAGTCTAAAATCGTTGTTTTATCAGCAGTTTCAGGTACAACAAACTCTTTAGTAGGTATTTGTGATGCATATTTTGCAGGTGATAAGCAATTAGCTGAAAAATTAGTTGAAGATTTCCGTCCGAAATACGATAAACATATTTTTGAACTACTTCAAGAACAATCTTCAAGAGATCAAGCAAATGATTTAATGGAAGAAAAATATGCTTTACTAAAGTCATTTAGCGTTGAAGGATTCTCAGAAATAGAAGAAAGACAAATTCATGCACAGGGAGAGTTGATCTCAACAAAGTTAATGCAGTTGTATTTAGAAGAGCAAGGAGTAAATTCTGCTTTAATCCCAGCATTAGACTTTATGCGTACAGAAAATGGAGAGCCATTGTACGATGAGATCGAGAAAAGATTAGCAGAAGTTTTAGCTCAACATAAAGGTGTAGATTTATTTATCACACAAGGATATATCTGTACAAACGAATTTGAGCAAGTAGATAACCTTAAGAGAGGAGGTAGTGATTACACAGCATCAATTATTGGAGCTTGTGCTAATGCTAAAGAGGTTCAAATCTGGACGGATATCGATGGTATGCACAACAACGACCCTCGTTTTGTTGAAGGAACCAAAGCTGTTGAGTGTTTAACATACGATGAGGCAGCCGAGTTAGCTTACTTTGGTGCAAAAATTCTACACCCACTTACAGTATTACCAGCGAAGAAGAAAAATATTCCTGTTCGTTTAAAAAATACAATGCAACCTGAAGCATTAGGTACTGTAATTGGACCAAATTGCGATACAAGCTTACCTGTAAAATCTATTGCAGCTAAGAATGGTATTGTTGCTATTAAGATTAGATCTTCTAGAATGTTAATGGCCTATGGTTTCTTGAAAAATGTATTCCAAATCTTTGAAGATTATCAAACACCAATTGATATGATTACTACTTCAGAGGTTGCCGTATCATTAACTATTGATAAAACAGACAATCTTCAATCAATCTTAGCTGACTTAAGAGAATTGGGTCAAGTTGAGGTAGACGAAGATCAGTCAATCGTTTGTGTTGTTGGTCAAGGATTAATTGAAGATTCAACAATTGTTTCTAGAGTGACAACAGCATTAAATTCATTAAAAGTTCGTATGATTTCATACGGCGGTAGTGCAAATAATATCTCTATTTTAATTCCTTCGGAAAATAAAAATGAGGCATTAAACCTACTTCATTCAGAATTATATACTACTTCTTTGGTTTAA
- a CDS encoding RidA family protein: MKTIIYSELAPSPLGPYSQAVLSNDTLYVSGQIAIDQSTGNFVSDGIENETHQVMKNIGYVLEAAGMTYENVVKCSIFVRDMNDFANINGVYATYFNEETAPARETVQVARLPKDVGIEISCVAVK; the protein is encoded by the coding sequence ATGAAAACAATAATTTACAGCGAATTAGCTCCTAGTCCTCTAGGCCCTTACTCTCAAGCAGTTTTATCCAACGACACTTTGTATGTATCTGGACAAATTGCTATCGACCAATCTACAGGAAATTTCGTTTCTGACGGAATTGAAAATGAGACTCATCAAGTAATGAAAAACATCGGTTATGTTCTGGAAGCAGCAGGCATGACGTACGAGAACGTAGTAAAATGTAGCATCTTTGTGAGAGACATGAATGATTTTGCTAATATTAATGGAGTATATGCTACTTACTTCAATGAAGAAACAGCACCTGCAAGAGAAACTGTACAGGTAGCTCGCCTTCCAAAAGACGTAGGAATAGAAATTTCGTGTGTTGCAGTAAAATAA
- a CDS encoding N-acetylmuramoyl-L-alanine amidase, whose protein sequence is MKISSIYKCVAIILCTLCSSGDIYAQINQQLAHYYKRRAKKYLVKSPKLYEYFSIDQRGIIVYASPAHRKQNRAEFYVRWDELSTLKDVFEYSDRSYQYQVYCNKGVKPFTPDVIQSVQILKSMTTFTPSSIMKPLSGIRVAIDPGHIAEDMKMAKVEGRFVDMKLKDGTHIQLKEGDLTLTTAYILKDSLEKYGAKVFLTRETAGNSGASKESYNLWKKRHLQGKLHQHKLTKKEMMHILYHTPESRIYRQYYLQDDLEVRAQKINYFKPDVTVVLHYNADELNVGWNKPSKRNFSMSFIPGSFLSKELATKRDRYDFLRILISDYTKNSYYLSKFVMEQFEDYLDVPAVDPTTEPRYLKNVALPLGNGIYARNLRLCRLLNSPMCYGEPLLQDNEKELRALNDNDRKNGNISPRVIEVANSYFYGILNYVNYIKSQHTP, encoded by the coding sequence ATGAAGATTAGCAGCATATATAAATGTGTAGCCATAATACTATGTACTTTATGTAGTAGTGGGGACATATATGCTCAAATAAATCAGCAATTAGCCCATTACTATAAAAGGAGAGCGAAGAAATATTTGGTCAAGAGCCCTAAACTTTATGAATATTTCTCTATTGATCAAAGGGGAATTATAGTTTATGCTTCACCTGCTCATAGAAAACAAAATAGAGCGGAGTTCTATGTCCGATGGGATGAATTATCCACATTAAAAGATGTTTTTGAATATTCCGATAGAAGTTACCAATATCAAGTGTATTGTAATAAAGGAGTGAAGCCCTTTACTCCAGATGTGATTCAATCCGTTCAAATATTGAAAAGCATGACGACTTTTACTCCTTCGTCTATCATGAAACCCTTATCAGGAATTCGTGTTGCCATTGACCCTGGACATATTGCGGAGGACATGAAAATGGCTAAAGTAGAGGGGAGGTTTGTCGATATGAAATTGAAAGATGGTACTCATATTCAATTAAAAGAAGGAGACTTAACATTAACCACAGCCTATATCCTAAAAGATAGTCTTGAAAAGTATGGGGCAAAAGTCTTTTTAACTAGAGAAACAGCTGGAAATTCAGGAGCCTCAAAAGAATCATATAATTTATGGAAAAAGAGACACCTGCAAGGGAAGCTACACCAACATAAGCTTACTAAAAAAGAGATGATGCACATCTTGTATCATACTCCAGAATCTAGAATTTATAGACAGTATTACTTGCAAGATGATTTAGAAGTAAGAGCACAAAAAATAAATTACTTCAAACCTGATGTAACAGTAGTATTACATTACAATGCTGATGAATTAAATGTCGGTTGGAATAAACCATCAAAAAGGAACTTTAGTATGAGCTTTATTCCGGGTTCCTTTCTTTCTAAAGAGTTGGCAACAAAAAGAGACCGATATGATTTCCTACGTATCTTGATAAGCGACTATACTAAAAACTCTTATTACCTAAGTAAGTTTGTTATGGAACAGTTTGAAGATTACCTAGATGTTCCTGCTGTAGATCCTACTACTGAACCTAGATACCTTAAAAATGTAGCATTACCATTAGGAAATGGAATCTATGCAAGAAATTTAAGATTGTGTAGACTTTTAAATTCACCAATGTGTTATGGTGAACCGTTATTACAAGACAACGAAAAGGAGCTAAGAGCATTAAATGATAATGATAGAAAAAATGGAAACATTTCACCAAGAGTAATAGAAGTAGCTAATAGTTATTTTTATGGAATCTTGAATTATGTCAATTATATAAAAAGCCAGCATACCCCTTAA
- a CDS encoding Lrp/AsnC family transcriptional regulator, giving the protein MKKAALRLDHTDRRILDILQKQAKITNAQLSKEIDLSPAPTLERVKKLENSGIIESYHAKLNTKALGLGVTTFVNVKIEKHNQENHTSFLRQVDQIPEVIECHHVTGNSHYLLKVITTDIEEYQRVLLNKLSEIKEVDDLQSMIVLSSPKDAHTIPVP; this is encoded by the coding sequence ATGAAAAAGGCTGCATTAAGGTTGGACCATACCGATAGAAGAATACTGGATATTCTTCAGAAACAAGCAAAAATCACTAACGCTCAATTGTCTAAAGAAATCGACCTTTCACCTGCTCCAACATTAGAAAGAGTAAAGAAACTCGAGAATTCCGGTATCATTGAAAGCTATCATGCTAAATTGAATACTAAGGCTTTAGGCTTGGGAGTAACGACGTTTGTAAATGTGAAAATTGAAAAACATAATCAAGAAAATCATACATCGTTTTTAAGACAAGTGGATCAAATTCCAGAAGTGATTGAATGCCATCACGTAACAGGGAATAGTCACTATCTTTTAAAAGTGATTACAACTGATATTGAAGAATATCAAAGAGTACTGTTGAATAAGTTAAGTGAGATCAAAGAAGTTGATGATTTACAATCAATGATTGTTTTATCGTCTCCAAAAGATGCTCATACTATTCCAGTTCCTTAG